The proteins below are encoded in one region of Stenotrophomonas bentonitica:
- a CDS encoding Gfo/Idh/MocA family protein, which translates to MKRREFIAASAALAATSLLPETPAWARGRTLRLGLIGTGMRGQVLLKELVRRDDVEVVALCDIEPIMLKKGMDMVAKAGKPAPKAYGQDGDRNAWKRLLEQRGLDGVIIATPWEYHAPMAIAAMQAKVAVGCEVVAGITLQDHWDVLKTQLSTGTPYMLLENVCYRRDVMAALQMVRKGVFGELVHLQAGYQHDLRGVKFNSGDPSQPYDSGVEFGPNAWSEARWRTQHSVDRNGELYPSHGIGPCAMYTGINRGNRFTHINAFASKSRGLHEYTVAKSGGTTHPSTKVKFKLGDIVTTTLACENGETILLQHDTSLPRPYSMGFRVQGTKGLWMDVNQSIHIEGRSPPHKWEAFQTYQDQYEHPLWKQHADTAASAGHGGMDWFVIHAFVESLKAKAPMPIDIYDAITWSAITPLSEQSIANSFQTLEFPDFTAGLWKQRKPIFAFDGTY; encoded by the coding sequence ATGAAACGTAGGGAATTCATTGCGGCCAGTGCGGCCCTGGCCGCCACCAGCCTGTTGCCGGAAACCCCGGCCTGGGCCCGCGGGCGTACGCTGCGGCTGGGCCTGATCGGCACCGGCATGCGCGGCCAGGTGCTGCTCAAGGAGCTGGTGCGTCGCGACGACGTTGAAGTGGTCGCGCTGTGCGACATCGAACCGATCATGCTCAAGAAGGGCATGGACATGGTGGCGAAGGCAGGCAAGCCTGCACCCAAGGCCTACGGCCAGGACGGCGACCGCAATGCCTGGAAGCGCCTGCTCGAGCAGCGCGGCCTGGACGGCGTGATCATCGCCACCCCGTGGGAATACCACGCCCCGATGGCGATTGCCGCCATGCAGGCCAAGGTGGCTGTGGGCTGCGAAGTGGTGGCCGGCATCACCCTGCAGGACCACTGGGACGTCCTCAAGACCCAGCTCTCCACCGGCACGCCGTACATGCTGCTTGAGAACGTCTGCTACCGCCGCGACGTGATGGCCGCGCTGCAGATGGTGCGCAAGGGCGTGTTTGGTGAACTGGTGCACCTGCAGGCCGGTTACCAGCACGACCTGCGCGGGGTGAAGTTCAACTCCGGCGATCCTTCCCAGCCGTACGACAGCGGCGTGGAGTTCGGTCCCAATGCCTGGTCCGAAGCGCGCTGGCGCACCCAGCACTCGGTGGACCGCAACGGCGAGCTTTACCCCAGCCACGGCATCGGTCCGTGTGCCATGTACACCGGCATCAATCGCGGCAACCGCTTCACCCACATCAACGCGTTCGCCAGCAAGTCGCGCGGGTTGCATGAGTACACCGTGGCCAAGAGTGGCGGCACCACCCACCCCAGCACCAAGGTGAAGTTCAAGCTGGGCGACATCGTGACCACGACCCTGGCCTGCGAGAACGGCGAGACCATCCTGCTGCAGCACGACACCTCGTTGCCGCGCCCGTACTCCATGGGCTTCCGCGTGCAGGGCACCAAGGGCCTGTGGATGGACGTCAACCAGTCCATCCACATCGAAGGCCGCAGCCCGCCGCACAAGTGGGAAGCGTTCCAGACCTACCAGGATCAGTACGAACATCCGCTGTGGAAGCAGCACGCCGACACCGCCGCCAGCGCCGGCCATGGCGGCATGGACTGGTTCGTGATCCACGCGTTCGTCGAATCGCTCAAGGCCAAGGCCCCGATGCCGATCGACATCTACGACGCGATCACCTGGAGTGCGATCACCCCGCTGTCCGAGCAGTCCATCGCCAACAGCTTCCAGACGTTGGAGTTCCCGGACTTCACGGCAGGTCTGTGGAAGCAGCGAAAGCCGATCTTTGCGTTCGACGGGACGTATTGA
- a CDS encoding TonB-dependent receptor domain-containing protein: MLNARHRRIPATPLSVALGLALAVSGPAFAQDDDTATDAKSKANATELARVQVTGSNIRRSDVETSSPVQVISKQDIENIGARTLLQVLDNLPAARPGQQDSRSLFTGSDGASQANLRGLGAQGTLVLLNGRRLSYYGAPAGFQTQFVNIDAIPAAAIERMEVLTDGASAVYGTDAVAGVINVITKQSYQGAEVNITADRSSRIDSYGEQQGSITAGFGDLDEDRYNIYASVNLYRRNAIPLSDFYDKRPSQYYVNNPNYITNLRLGTGSKPGVFNPGSYFAFDPVTGAKVQEAAPGCNNILTTEAAGPRCIWETWMNNEIDAGAKTERNTVYLNGHFLLGESTEAFAEATYTDIDLTANGGTPRAYNTTTGNPTSWFSRNTGTTVNQFLYPYLGPNNEYNLASPELKAMMGGVVGLQYLLQDVGANHFGQRNTDQSYRVLAGLRGSLGENWNWETAFATAGTHSVTYQTTNVNLEGFERAFGPYTVDPGTGRVIISDHPAYQFGVINEKNAQLIREAFPTFDIQSWTRLHTLDGKIEGPLFSMPAGDVRAAFGFNATRETFYTPGNPDAANGLITQQGGSWFDGKRSTYALFAEAVAPLTDKLELDAALRVDKYPNFSANLAPKIGLKYQVLPQLLLRGTYSEGFRAPSLAEAGTGGVFAQLGGFRDEIRCDETNAIANLLRQSSRSGDVELGNSLLNSDCSRTVARMTQPNPDLKPEKAKISTLGFVYEPASWMSISADYWFIYRRNEIAAPDYSKEEDIQSMTRSPITDADRANQAALAAMCADPASGVSCPTTLPGYSVGNVSSVVGQYKNQGRTLVDGFDIDARSRFSLGDWGSMNIGVAATIARRKETYTGDELRWYYGNTIGYYGNPRLRATFNADWNYKQVTTSFFINYVGTTKWAWDQIDAEDNNPETCTAGYLPVNPAQCDGVPSWWTANLSVGWRPDDHWSLGFTVKNLFNRLPFYDPNSFLGDSSDYASIFGRSYSLQVGYKF, encoded by the coding sequence ATGTTGAACGCACGCCATCGCCGCATCCCCGCCACACCCTTGTCCGTCGCGCTGGGCCTTGCCCTGGCCGTGAGCGGCCCCGCGTTCGCGCAGGACGACGACACCGCCACCGACGCTAAGTCCAAAGCCAACGCCACCGAACTTGCGCGCGTGCAGGTCACCGGCTCCAACATCCGCCGCAGCGACGTTGAAACGTCTTCGCCGGTGCAGGTGATCAGCAAGCAGGACATCGAGAACATAGGCGCGCGCACGCTGCTGCAGGTGCTCGACAACCTGCCGGCGGCACGGCCCGGCCAGCAGGATTCGCGTTCGCTGTTCACCGGCTCCGACGGCGCCTCGCAGGCCAACCTGCGCGGTCTTGGCGCGCAGGGCACGCTGGTGCTGCTCAACGGTCGCCGCCTCTCGTACTACGGTGCGCCGGCCGGGTTCCAGACCCAGTTCGTCAACATCGACGCCATTCCCGCTGCCGCCATCGAACGCATGGAAGTGCTCACCGACGGCGCCTCTGCCGTATATGGTACCGACGCGGTGGCCGGCGTGATCAACGTGATCACCAAGCAGAGCTACCAGGGCGCGGAGGTCAACATCACCGCCGACCGTTCCTCGCGCATCGACTCCTATGGCGAACAGCAGGGCAGCATCACCGCCGGCTTCGGCGACCTCGACGAGGACCGTTACAACATCTACGCCTCGGTCAACCTGTACCGGCGCAACGCGATCCCGCTCAGCGACTTCTACGACAAGCGGCCCAGCCAGTACTACGTCAACAACCCGAACTACATCACCAACCTGCGCCTGGGTACCGGCAGCAAGCCGGGCGTGTTCAACCCGGGCAGCTACTTTGCGTTCGATCCGGTCACCGGTGCGAAAGTCCAGGAGGCCGCGCCCGGCTGCAACAACATCCTCACTACCGAAGCAGCGGGTCCGCGCTGCATCTGGGAAACGTGGATGAACAACGAGATCGACGCCGGCGCGAAGACCGAGCGCAACACCGTTTACCTCAACGGGCACTTCCTGCTGGGTGAGTCCACCGAGGCATTCGCCGAAGCCACCTACACCGACATCGACCTGACCGCCAATGGCGGCACGCCGCGCGCCTACAACACCACCACCGGCAATCCCACCAGCTGGTTCTCGCGCAACACCGGTACCACCGTCAACCAGTTCCTGTACCCGTACCTCGGCCCCAACAACGAGTACAACCTCGCCAGCCCGGAGCTCAAGGCGATGATGGGCGGCGTGGTAGGCCTGCAGTACCTGCTGCAGGACGTCGGTGCCAACCACTTCGGCCAGCGCAACACCGACCAGAGCTATCGTGTACTGGCCGGCCTGCGTGGCAGCCTGGGCGAAAACTGGAACTGGGAAACGGCCTTCGCCACCGCCGGCACCCACTCGGTGACCTACCAGACCACCAACGTGAACCTGGAAGGCTTCGAGCGTGCGTTCGGGCCCTACACCGTGGACCCGGGCACCGGGCGCGTGATCATCTCCGACCATCCGGCCTACCAGTTCGGCGTGATCAATGAGAAGAACGCGCAGCTGATCCGCGAAGCGTTCCCGACCTTCGACATCCAGTCCTGGACCCGCCTGCATACCCTGGACGGCAAGATCGAGGGACCGTTGTTCAGCATGCCTGCTGGCGACGTGCGCGCCGCATTCGGCTTCAATGCCACCCGCGAAACGTTCTACACGCCCGGCAACCCGGACGCGGCCAACGGCCTGATCACCCAGCAGGGCGGCTCGTGGTTCGATGGCAAGCGCAGTACCTATGCGCTGTTTGCCGAAGCCGTGGCGCCCCTGACCGACAAGCTGGAACTGGATGCGGCGCTGCGCGTGGACAAGTACCCCAACTTCAGCGCCAACCTCGCTCCGAAGATCGGCCTGAAGTACCAGGTGCTGCCGCAGCTGCTGCTGCGTGGCACGTACTCCGAGGGCTTCCGTGCCCCCAGCCTGGCTGAGGCCGGTACCGGTGGCGTGTTCGCCCAGCTGGGCGGCTTCCGTGATGAGATCCGCTGCGACGAGACCAATGCCATCGCCAACCTGCTGCGCCAGTCCAGCCGCAGCGGCGACGTGGAGCTGGGCAACTCGCTGCTCAACAGCGACTGCAGCCGCACCGTGGCGCGCATGACCCAGCCCAACCCGGACCTCAAACCGGAAAAGGCGAAGATCTCGACGCTGGGCTTTGTCTACGAGCCGGCCAGCTGGATGTCGATCTCCGCCGACTACTGGTTCATCTATCGCCGCAACGAGATCGCTGCACCCGACTACAGCAAGGAAGAAGACATCCAGTCGATGACGCGCTCGCCGATCACCGACGCGGACCGCGCCAACCAGGCGGCGCTGGCGGCCATGTGCGCCGATCCCGCCAGTGGCGTGAGTTGCCCGACCACGCTGCCGGGCTACAGCGTGGGTAACGTCTCCAGCGTGGTGGGTCAGTACAAGAACCAGGGCCGCACGCTGGTTGACGGCTTCGACATCGACGCACGCAGCCGCTTCTCGCTGGGCGACTGGGGCTCGATGAACATCGGCGTGGCGGCGACCATCGCGCGGCGCAAGGAGACCTACACCGGCGATGAACTGCGCTGGTACTACGGCAACACCATCGGCTACTACGGCAATCCCCGACTGCGCGCCACCTTCAACGCGGACTGGAACTACAAGCAGGTCACCACGAGCTTCTTCATAAACTACGTGGGCACCACCAAGTGGGCGTGGGACCAGATCGATGCGGAAGACAACAACCCGGAAACCTGCACGGCCGGCTACCTGCCGGTGAACCCGGCCCAGTGCGACGGCGTGCCGTCGTGGTGGACCGCCAACCTCAGCGTCGGCTGGCGCCCGGACGACCACTGGAGCCTGGGCTTCACGGTCAAGAACCTGTTCAACCGTCTGCCGTTCTACGACCCGAACAGCTTCCTGGGTGACTCCAGTGACTATGCCAGCATCTTCGGCCGCAGCTACAGTCTGCAGGTCGGCTACAAGTTCTGA